ACCAAAGGAATTTCACCTTCGCCAAGCACTCTTGCAGAATACTTAAAATCAATATCTGCTTTAATACCGTCTTTCAGGTGAGTGTGAAGAGTGTAAGGAGCAATTTCTCTATAAATATCTTTTAACTGTTCAACAGGATATCCATACCATCTGTAATTCATTGTATCAAGGTTGGCTCCAAAATACTTTGAATCAACCTGTTTAAAAACATCTAACTGTAAAAGATAATCGTTAGTAACTTTTCCGTGATTATCTAAAGCAAGATAGACCTCTTCTTTATTGGCAATTTCTGCTGCTTTTTTTAAACCATCTATAACAAGGTCCCTATAAAATTTTTCTTCTACATCTTCTTTCGGCCATCCACCATCTACTCTTAATTGATTAAAACCGAGATCTTTAACCATTTTGCATAATTCACTAATTATACGAAGTTGTTCATCAAACTCTTCAGGGGTTGCTTTAATAAAATCGTTTCCAGCAGCTACTTGAGAAACTTTTAAATCGTACTTTGAGAGAAGTGCAGATACCTTAGTAACATCATTTTCTGTGCTACCAACATCTTTCCATATATCGGCTCTCATCAACTCTGTATATTTAACACCATTATCTTGACACCAAGGAAAAAAATCTTCAACAGGTAAACCAGAAACATTATATTTAATGACACCTATCTTCTCCATTTTCTCTCCTTTTTTTCCCGTTTTTACCTTGCCCCTCCCACTCCGTCACTCACGTAACAAGAGTAGTAAAAGCGAGATTCCGGATCAAGTCCGGAATGACAAACACGGGTAATCCGACGTTTTTTTGCTTTTACGCTTTCCTCCCACTCCGTCACTCACGTAACAAGAGTAGTAAAAGCGAGATTCCGGATCAAGTCCGGAATGACAAACACGGGTAATCCGACGTTTTTTTGCTTTTACGC
This genomic window from bacterium contains:
- a CDS encoding sugar phosphate isomerase/epimerase; this encodes MEKIGVIKYNVSGLPVEDFFPWCQDNGVKYTELMRADIWKDVGSTENDVTKVSALLSKYDLKVSQVAAGNDFIKATPEEFDEQLRIISELCKMVKDLGFNQLRVDGGWPKEDVEEKFYRDLVIDGLKKAAEIANKEEVYLALDNHGKVTNDYLLQLDVFKQVDSKYFGANLDTMNYRWYGYPVEQLKDIYREIAPYTLHTHLKDGIKADIDFKYSARVLGEGEIPLVETMQILREVGYKGVWCIEYEGKDGIEGYKKCVDWLKNNV